One genomic region from Arthrobacter pigmenti encodes:
- a CDS encoding TIGR03089 family protein, translated as MTSISSVAELLESFRAASSRPKLIWYGEANERIELSGRVLDNWVAKTSNLLVEELDAGDSTVVAMNLPPHWKSLVWALACWQVGARSAITEPSAEADIRLSMEADVARNDIADNGVLVFIAPGALDVRWPGELPAGSVDYAASVRSYGDVYLEEPALPDSVLATDGVRSLTFEDLASAPLAAEDQIASKEPENDDGVWLIPAALPLHTVLAAVVRIWAGGGAVVLVHPSVEVTDRLLAGERVTARLAA; from the coding sequence ATGACCAGTATTTCCAGCGTGGCCGAACTCCTCGAATCCTTCCGGGCGGCATCCTCCAGACCGAAGCTCATCTGGTACGGCGAGGCGAACGAACGCATTGAGCTATCCGGGCGGGTGCTCGACAATTGGGTGGCCAAGACCTCCAACCTCCTCGTCGAGGAACTGGACGCCGGCGACTCCACCGTTGTCGCAATGAACCTGCCCCCGCACTGGAAATCCCTTGTCTGGGCTCTGGCATGCTGGCAAGTGGGAGCGCGGAGTGCCATTACGGAGCCTTCAGCAGAAGCTGACATCCGCCTCTCGATGGAGGCCGATGTTGCTCGCAACGATATTGCTGACAACGGCGTTCTTGTGTTCATCGCCCCCGGCGCACTGGATGTGCGCTGGCCTGGCGAACTCCCGGCCGGGAGCGTGGACTACGCAGCTTCGGTTCGTTCCTACGGCGACGTTTATCTGGAGGAGCCGGCGCTGCCGGACTCGGTGCTCGCCACCGACGGCGTGAGAAGTCTCACCTTCGAGGACCTGGCTTCCGCGCCGCTGGCCGCAGAGGATCAAATCGCGTCAAAGGAGCCAGAGAACGACGACGGCGTGTGGCTGATTCCAGCCGCGCTGCCCCTTCACACGGTGCTGGCTGCCGTTGTCCGCATCTGGGCGGGCGGCGGCGCCGTCGTCCTGGTACACCCCAGCGTAGAGGTGACCGACCGGCTGCTGGCGGGCGAACGGGTTACTGCTCGGTTGGCTGCTTAG
- a CDS encoding WhiB family transcriptional regulator, with amino-acid sequence MGQAEHIQDRTSIAAQASARYGSRGVPQDWYVDPADPGAAVRYKQQTQGLEDEATAFLAAHEALSDGAAVENFLDPQKVPSPRKPAAPEHVEQAVWIGLPGIGSDFDDEGELGWQADALCAQTDPEAFFPEKGGSTRDAKKVCGSCNVKAQCLEYALANDERFGIWGGLSERERRRLRKRAV; translated from the coding sequence ATGGGGCAGGCAGAGCACATTCAGGACCGTACATCCATAGCGGCCCAGGCATCGGCACGTTACGGATCAAGGGGAGTACCACAGGACTGGTACGTTGACCCGGCAGATCCGGGTGCTGCTGTTCGGTACAAACAGCAAACCCAGGGCCTGGAAGATGAGGCGACGGCGTTCCTCGCAGCGCACGAGGCACTCAGCGACGGCGCTGCCGTCGAGAACTTCCTGGACCCGCAGAAAGTCCCCAGCCCGCGCAAACCCGCTGCACCGGAACACGTGGAGCAGGCTGTCTGGATCGGACTGCCCGGAATCGGCTCCGACTTCGATGATGAAGGCGAGCTCGGGTGGCAGGCGGATGCCCTGTGCGCGCAGACAGACCCTGAAGCATTCTTCCCGGAAAAGGGCGGCTCAACGCGGGACGCCAAGAAGGTCTGTGGCTCCTGCAACGTCAAGGCGCAGTGCCTGGAATACGCGCTGGCTAATGATGAGCGGTTCGGGATCTGGGGAGGCCTCTCCGAGCGTGAGCGCCGGCGGTTACGAAAGCGAGCAGTCTGA
- a CDS encoding lipid II:glycine glycyltransferase FemX translates to MNTMPSSILQSALWAEFQHGLGKKVHEESGDGWTFLAVLESTVLGRYLYCPHGPVAQDVAGFQQAVAALSRRAKAEGAHFVRLEPGHGGVETSHRMLTAAGLRKAPTDIQPQRTWMLDLTQDEKSLLAGMRPTSRNLHRNIHKKGVTIDTSSDPDDISILLGFLHEVSDRAGFRPQSDTYLELAAKTLMPSGAAKLFIARLDGQPIAAALSYETGTTRAYAHAAANDEHRRLNAAIPLLVTMILDAKKSGLTHFDMWGVSPEDEPEHPWAGFSRFKRSFGGFEVAYPGSWDLPVRHGMYRAYVLARLARGALRATASAARTAGSRARRYARRA, encoded by the coding sequence ATGAACACCATGCCCTCCTCGATCCTGCAGTCTGCGCTGTGGGCCGAGTTTCAACATGGCCTAGGCAAGAAGGTCCACGAAGAGTCCGGAGACGGCTGGACATTCCTGGCGGTGCTGGAATCGACGGTGCTGGGCAGATACCTGTATTGCCCCCACGGTCCGGTAGCTCAGGACGTGGCCGGGTTTCAGCAGGCCGTTGCTGCGCTGTCGCGCCGCGCCAAGGCTGAAGGAGCCCACTTCGTACGGCTCGAGCCCGGGCACGGTGGCGTCGAGACGAGCCATCGGATGCTCACCGCCGCCGGATTGAGGAAGGCACCAACCGATATACAGCCGCAGCGCACGTGGATGCTTGACCTGACGCAGGATGAGAAGAGTCTCCTCGCAGGGATGCGGCCCACCAGCCGCAACCTCCACCGGAATATCCACAAGAAGGGCGTGACAATCGACACGTCCTCCGATCCGGATGACATTTCGATCCTGCTCGGCTTCCTGCACGAAGTCTCTGACCGCGCCGGATTCCGCCCGCAGTCCGACACATACCTGGAATTGGCGGCGAAAACGCTGATGCCCTCAGGAGCAGCGAAACTGTTCATCGCGCGTCTGGACGGTCAGCCGATTGCCGCCGCCCTGTCCTACGAGACCGGTACCACCCGCGCGTATGCACATGCCGCTGCCAACGACGAACACCGCCGCCTGAACGCAGCGATCCCCCTCCTCGTGACCATGATCCTCGACGCCAAAAAATCAGGGCTCACTCACTTCGATATGTGGGGGGTCTCCCCCGAGGATGAACCTGAGCACCCCTGGGCAGGTTTCTCCCGGTTCAAACGCTCGTTCGGCGGATTCGAGGTGGCTTACCCGGGCAGCTGGGACCTGCCGGTACGCCACGGCATGTATCGGGCGTACGTGCTGGCGCGGCTGGCCCGGGGAGCCCTGCGCGCTACCGCGTCAGCGGCCCGCACCGCCGGGTCGCGCGCCCGGCGCTATGCCAGGCGGGCGTAG
- the manA gene encoding mannose-6-phosphate isomerase, class I, which translates to MYKLDNPLRPYAWGSETAIAELLGRKPSGGPEAELWIGAHPDSPSRVLGHGDSGETLNELISADPDRTLGSAGDAFGDRLPFLMKVLAAAAPLSLQVHPSLEQARDGYEAENAAAVPQDVPQRNYRDAFHKPEMIFALTDFEALCGFRPVRDASDIFTALVKLVEQRRGWSPAILQSVVRDLVIPDPVRALREAFTRLLTGGAETREAVAVVVGVLEEDPAEVADDVRSAAHTVLQLNGHYPGDAGVLVALLLNRVALRPGQALYLPAGNVHAYLEGLGIEVMASSDNVLRGGLTAKHVDIGELLKTVDFAPLELPMVEAEITPLGQELYRPPFDEFQLQRLEIPVSFGDSAASADIPLAQNGPAVIIALSGSVVLDSPKGDLILHRGESAFIPANESPVMVKRASETSENDDGGAVLAYAVTIGEATDGMHSLRTSER; encoded by the coding sequence ATGTACAAGCTGGATAACCCGCTCCGCCCCTACGCTTGGGGGTCGGAGACAGCCATCGCGGAACTGCTCGGCAGGAAACCCTCCGGCGGCCCGGAGGCTGAACTCTGGATCGGTGCGCATCCCGATTCTCCGTCGCGCGTCCTTGGACACGGTGATTCCGGTGAGACGCTGAATGAACTGATCAGTGCCGACCCGGACCGCACCCTTGGCTCCGCGGGCGATGCGTTCGGCGATCGGCTGCCCTTTCTGATGAAGGTGCTTGCCGCAGCGGCCCCGCTGTCCCTGCAGGTGCACCCGAGCCTCGAACAGGCGCGTGACGGCTACGAGGCCGAGAATGCAGCCGCCGTGCCGCAGGATGTCCCACAGCGCAACTACCGTGATGCCTTCCACAAGCCGGAGATGATCTTCGCCCTCACCGATTTCGAGGCACTCTGCGGCTTCCGCCCGGTCCGTGACGCGTCCGATATCTTCACCGCGCTCGTGAAGTTGGTCGAACAGCGCCGCGGCTGGTCCCCGGCTATCCTCCAGTCTGTGGTCCGGGATCTGGTCATCCCCGACCCGGTGCGTGCGCTGCGCGAAGCTTTCACCCGCCTCTTGACCGGCGGCGCCGAGACCCGGGAGGCTGTCGCCGTCGTCGTTGGCGTGTTGGAGGAGGATCCGGCTGAGGTCGCCGACGACGTGCGCTCAGCCGCGCACACCGTGCTCCAGCTCAACGGCCACTATCCGGGCGATGCGGGCGTGCTCGTTGCGCTGCTGCTCAACCGGGTGGCGCTCCGCCCCGGCCAGGCGCTCTATCTCCCCGCCGGGAACGTCCATGCCTACCTCGAGGGCCTCGGCATTGAGGTGATGGCTTCCTCCGACAACGTGCTGCGCGGCGGACTCACGGCCAAGCACGTGGACATCGGCGAACTGCTCAAGACCGTCGACTTCGCTCCACTCGAACTCCCGATGGTAGAGGCCGAGATCACGCCGCTTGGCCAGGAACTGTACCGCCCGCCCTTTGACGAGTTCCAGCTTCAGCGGCTTGAAATTCCCGTCTCCTTCGGCGACAGCGCCGCCTCCGCCGACATCCCGTTGGCCCAGAACGGTCCGGCCGTCATCATAGCGCTGAGCGGTTCGGTGGTGCTGGACTCCCCCAAGGGAGACCTCATCCTCCACCGTGGTGAAAGCGCATTCATACCCGCCAACGAGTCGCCGGTGATGGTCAAGCGGGCCTCGGAAACCTCGGAGAACGACGACGGCGGCGCGGTGCTCGCATACGCAGTGACGATAGGCGAGGCTACGGATGGCATGCACTCCTTGAGAACCAGTGAGAGATAG
- the glpX gene encoding class II fructose-bisphosphatase: MRYNVSDTAKAAQYSTLSPALAVGDDEPDRNLALELVRVTEAAAIAGGHWVGFGDKNKADGAAVDAMRSLLSTVHFNGIVVIGEGEKDEAPMLYNGERVGDGSGPECDVAVDPIDGTRLTALGINNALAVLAVAERGTMFDPSAVFYMEKLVTGPEAADMVDLRLPVKQNLHLIAKAKGKKVNQINVMILDRDRHRPLVQEIRDAGARTRFLMDGDVAGAIAAAREGTDIDALMGIGGTPEGIVAACAIKSLGGVIQGRLWPTSDDEKQKALDAGHDLDRVLSTNDLVTSDNCYFAATGITDGDLVRGVRYNKGKVLTQSIVMRSKSGTIRVVDGEHQAHKWESYARLA; encoded by the coding sequence ATGAGGTACAACGTGTCCGACACCGCAAAAGCTGCACAGTATTCCACCCTGTCACCCGCCCTGGCGGTTGGGGATGACGAGCCGGACCGCAACCTCGCGCTCGAGCTGGTCCGCGTGACTGAGGCCGCGGCGATCGCCGGTGGGCACTGGGTCGGGTTCGGCGACAAGAACAAGGCAGACGGCGCAGCGGTGGACGCAATGCGTTCCCTCCTCTCCACAGTCCACTTCAATGGCATCGTGGTGATCGGTGAGGGCGAGAAGGACGAAGCGCCGATGCTCTACAACGGCGAGCGGGTGGGTGACGGCAGCGGCCCGGAGTGTGATGTCGCGGTTGACCCCATCGACGGCACCCGCCTGACGGCGCTTGGCATCAACAACGCGCTCGCGGTCCTCGCGGTGGCTGAGCGCGGCACCATGTTCGATCCCTCCGCCGTCTTCTACATGGAGAAGCTCGTTACCGGTCCGGAGGCCGCGGATATGGTGGACCTCCGCCTGCCCGTGAAGCAAAACCTGCACCTCATCGCCAAGGCCAAGGGCAAGAAGGTCAATCAGATCAACGTCATGATCCTCGACCGTGACCGGCACCGCCCGCTGGTCCAGGAAATTCGCGACGCCGGTGCCCGCACCCGATTCCTCATGGACGGCGATGTTGCCGGTGCCATCGCCGCTGCGCGCGAAGGCACCGACATCGACGCACTGATGGGCATCGGCGGCACACCGGAAGGCATTGTGGCCGCCTGCGCCATCAAGTCCCTCGGTGGAGTGATTCAGGGCCGCCTGTGGCCCACCAGCGACGACGAGAAGCAAAAGGCGCTCGACGCCGGCCACGACCTCGACCGGGTGCTTTCGACGAACGATCTCGTCACCAGTGACAACTGCTACTTCGCAGCAACGGGAATCACCGACGGCGACCTGGTTCGCGGCGTCCGCTACAACAAGGGCAAGGTCCTGACCCAGTCGATCGTGATGCGCTCGAAGTCGGGCACCATCCGCGTGGTGGACGGCGAGCACCAGGCCCACAAGTGGGAAAGCTACGCCCGCCTGGCATAG
- a CDS encoding LCP family protein, with amino-acid sequence MSRAVHPGRPSERALLTDPVRYPESAQSQVRTKRAFMLLLLTLLIPGSAQIVAGDRRLGRRVLRVTLTVWLLVIAAVVVALVNRQILVTLFTNEWLSLVLIVVLVLLALGWAFLFLNTLRIIRPPLLDRGMRPAVAGSLALLMLLTSGSLGYGAYLLNVGRNTFGSIFQAGPAFDPVEGRYNFLLMGGDAGEDRTGRRPDSISVVSVDAESGATVTFSIPRDFQNAPFSEGSPLWEVWPDGYNCGNECIINSLYPVVTQEYADLYPEAQDPGAEAMMDAASGILGIEVQAYILVDMAGFEQLIDAMGGITIDAGGWVPITSTEIPGTVPKRYNPPSEWIAPGVQTLDGYHALWYARSREYATDYSRIRRQQCVQAAMIAQLDPATVLTRFQQIAAAGTQIVETDIPRDQLGSFVDLALKAKNHDVGRLTIGAPDFGEPGDLFSTYPDFDLIRQRVQETLAAASPVASGGSASPDAHGVLGADRVAFTQALPAQTATGEITEEYLHQLAVNQDWATLESLLADNGECTPA; translated from the coding sequence ATGAGCAGGGCAGTCCATCCCGGCCGTCCCTCTGAGCGGGCCCTCCTCACCGATCCGGTGAGATACCCGGAATCGGCCCAATCGCAGGTGCGCACCAAGCGCGCCTTCATGCTTCTGCTGCTGACGCTCCTGATTCCAGGGTCCGCCCAGATAGTCGCCGGTGACCGCAGGCTCGGCCGCCGCGTGCTGCGCGTGACCCTCACGGTCTGGCTCCTGGTGATTGCCGCCGTCGTCGTAGCACTGGTCAACCGCCAAATCCTGGTGACCCTTTTCACGAACGAGTGGCTGTCTCTGGTCCTGATCGTGGTCCTGGTCCTGCTGGCTCTGGGGTGGGCATTTCTGTTCCTCAACACCCTGCGCATTATCCGCCCGCCGCTCCTGGACCGCGGGATGCGGCCCGCCGTTGCCGGATCACTGGCACTGCTGATGCTGTTGACGAGCGGCAGCCTCGGTTACGGTGCATATCTGCTGAACGTCGGCCGGAACACCTTCGGCAGTATTTTCCAGGCGGGTCCCGCCTTTGATCCGGTCGAGGGCCGGTACAACTTCCTGCTGATGGGCGGCGACGCCGGCGAAGACCGGACCGGACGCCGGCCCGACAGCATCTCGGTGGTCAGCGTGGACGCCGAGTCCGGCGCGACCGTCACCTTCAGCATCCCCCGCGACTTCCAGAACGCTCCGTTCTCCGAGGGTTCACCCCTCTGGGAGGTGTGGCCCGATGGTTACAACTGCGGTAACGAGTGCATTATCAACAGCCTCTACCCGGTGGTGACGCAAGAGTATGCCGATCTCTATCCGGAGGCCCAGGACCCGGGTGCCGAAGCGATGATGGATGCCGCCAGCGGGATTCTCGGCATCGAGGTGCAGGCCTACATCCTCGTGGATATGGCCGGATTCGAGCAGCTCATTGACGCGATGGGCGGTATCACCATCGACGCCGGTGGCTGGGTTCCCATCACGTCCACGGAAATCCCGGGCACGGTGCCCAAGCGCTATAATCCGCCGTCGGAGTGGATTGCACCGGGCGTCCAGACCCTCGACGGCTACCACGCGCTCTGGTATGCACGCTCCCGCGAGTACGCCACCGACTACTCCCGCATCCGCCGTCAGCAGTGTGTGCAGGCAGCCATGATCGCCCAGCTTGACCCCGCGACTGTGCTGACCCGGTTCCAGCAGATCGCGGCCGCCGGGACCCAGATCGTGGAAACCGACATCCCCCGCGACCAGCTGGGCAGCTTCGTGGACCTCGCGCTCAAGGCGAAGAATCACGACGTCGGCCGCCTCACCATCGGCGCGCCGGACTTCGGCGAACCGGGTGATCTGTTCTCCACTTACCCGGATTTCGACCTCATCCGGCAGCGCGTCCAGGAGACACTCGCCGCGGCTTCTCCGGTTGCCTCAGGCGGATCGGCTTCCCCAGACGCCCACGGAGTCCTTGGCGCCGACAGGGTTGCGTTCACTCAGGCCCTCCCTGCACAGACCGCAACCGGCGAAATCACCGAGGAGTACCTGCATCAGCTCGCCGTGAACCAGGACTGGGCCACACTGGAGTCCCTGCTCGCCGACAACGGGGAATGCACCCCCGCCTAA
- a CDS encoding 5-(carboxyamino)imidazole ribonucleotide synthase: protein MMAPPAVELGLELRVLAEAPGVSATAAVAHATVGDYTSLEDLLVFAEGVDVLTFDHEHVPGGHLRALEAAGVNVQPRPVALQHAQDKLIMRAAVDRLGLPNPRWSSVSSPDELREFGGAVGWPVVLKTPRGGYDGKGVRIIASADDADNAADWFDGSALLAEEKVAFTRELSALVARSPSGEARAWPVVHSIQVDGVCDEVIAPAQDLSPEQGQAVAEAALRIADELGVTGVMAMELFEVPGSEHGFLINELAMRPHNSGHWTMDGSVTSQFEQHLRAVLDLPLGDPSLAGGVVVMKNILGGDNPELYSAFPKALQAEPAAKIHTYGKSVRPGRKIGHVNAMGLRGETPAQIARRAERAAAILRDGCETRKEEQ, encoded by the coding sequence ATGATGGCACCGCCCGCCGTCGAACTCGGCCTTGAACTACGCGTGCTGGCAGAGGCTCCCGGCGTGTCCGCGACGGCTGCCGTGGCTCACGCGACCGTCGGTGATTACACGAGCCTGGAGGACCTGCTGGTCTTCGCCGAAGGCGTCGACGTCCTGACCTTCGATCACGAGCACGTGCCCGGCGGGCACCTTCGCGCGCTCGAAGCTGCCGGAGTGAATGTGCAACCGCGGCCTGTTGCGCTGCAACACGCCCAGGACAAGCTGATCATGCGCGCCGCAGTTGACCGGCTGGGACTCCCGAACCCCCGATGGAGTTCTGTTTCCTCACCGGATGAGCTCCGGGAGTTCGGAGGCGCAGTCGGTTGGCCCGTGGTCCTGAAGACCCCGCGCGGCGGCTACGACGGCAAGGGCGTGCGGATCATCGCCTCGGCGGACGACGCCGATAATGCCGCCGACTGGTTCGACGGCTCAGCCCTGCTGGCGGAGGAGAAGGTCGCGTTCACACGTGAACTATCAGCGTTGGTAGCGCGCTCCCCCAGCGGGGAAGCCCGCGCCTGGCCGGTGGTCCACTCCATCCAGGTGGACGGTGTCTGCGACGAGGTGATCGCCCCGGCACAGGACCTGTCTCCTGAACAGGGACAGGCTGTTGCGGAGGCCGCCCTGCGCATCGCCGACGAGCTCGGCGTCACCGGCGTGATGGCGATGGAACTGTTCGAGGTTCCGGGCTCCGAGCATGGATTTCTCATCAACGAACTCGCCATGCGTCCACACAACTCGGGCCACTGGACCATGGACGGCTCGGTAACCAGCCAGTTCGAACAGCATCTTCGCGCGGTGCTTGACCTGCCGCTCGGCGATCCCTCACTGGCAGGCGGTGTCGTTGTGATGAAGAACATCCTCGGCGGGGACAACCCCGAGCTGTATAGTGCTTTCCCGAAAGCACTGCAGGCGGAGCCCGCTGCGAAAATCCACACCTACGGCAAGAGCGTCCGGCCCGGCCGCAAGATCGGCCATGTCAACGCCATGGGTCTACGAGGCGAAACGCCTGCACAGATCGCCCGGCGTGCCGAACGCGCCGCTGCGATCCTGCGGGACGGATGCGAGACCCGGAAGGAAGAACAGTGA
- a CDS encoding DUF4245 domain-containing protein codes for MRKAQEDQQSAAGTPVLTPKQAKRANASAVGMFIATGATLALVFLVVLLNPTHTAETYTRNVDVARIADQAEGAAGYLPVAAGLPDGWTSNYARWTGSGADGVPFWEVGYLTPSREFIRLTQTNQANPTWLSQHLQDAEPSGQRVIDGVTWELLDSPSGDAFLTTELKGFTLILGGTADLVEFDILAGAVADEL; via the coding sequence GTGAGGAAAGCCCAGGAAGATCAGCAGTCGGCAGCGGGTACGCCGGTGCTCACGCCCAAGCAGGCAAAGCGTGCCAACGCTTCAGCTGTGGGCATGTTCATTGCCACCGGCGCCACGCTGGCCCTGGTTTTCCTTGTGGTGCTGCTGAATCCCACACATACGGCTGAGACCTACACCCGCAATGTCGACGTAGCACGGATAGCCGACCAGGCCGAGGGCGCCGCCGGGTACCTCCCGGTTGCTGCCGGGCTGCCGGACGGCTGGACCTCGAACTACGCCCGCTGGACCGGAAGCGGCGCAGACGGGGTCCCCTTCTGGGAGGTGGGATATCTCACACCCAGCCGCGAGTTCATCCGGCTGACACAGACCAACCAGGCCAACCCCACCTGGCTCTCGCAGCATCTTCAGGACGCTGAACCCTCCGGCCAGCGAGTGATCGACGGCGTGACCTGGGAGCTGCTCGACAGCCCCTCCGGCGATGCCTTCCTGACCACCGAGCTCAAGGGCTTCACCCTGATTCTGGGCGGCACAGCGGACCTCGTGGAGTTCGACATACTTGCCGGTGCCGTCGCCGACGAGCTCTGA
- a CDS encoding GtrA family protein, with protein sequence MITTLAERIRGLASLFWRELAKFGAVGGVAFIIDKGLFWLFIHGPMSDSEVKAQVVSASIATVFAWIANRYWTFRHRRQANPWRELVMFAFINAIGLGIAAGFVWLAKYPLDISDRTGLFVAGIIGTVLATAVRFVAYRFWVFNVELDAEPGFAHDYELIHPHSHGGAHAADTPDPGHTRTDQNVRTDQHDVGGLGTVVREAKQPTEQ encoded by the coding sequence ATGATCACCACACTTGCTGAGCGAATCAGGGGCCTCGCATCCCTGTTCTGGCGGGAGCTCGCGAAATTCGGCGCAGTGGGCGGCGTGGCCTTCATCATCGACAAGGGACTGTTCTGGCTGTTCATCCACGGGCCCATGTCGGACAGCGAGGTCAAGGCGCAGGTCGTTTCAGCATCGATTGCCACCGTGTTCGCGTGGATTGCCAATAGGTACTGGACATTCCGCCATCGCAGGCAAGCCAACCCATGGCGCGAGCTCGTGATGTTCGCATTCATCAACGCCATCGGACTGGGCATTGCAGCGGGCTTTGTCTGGCTGGCGAAGTATCCCCTCGATATTTCCGACCGAACCGGCCTGTTCGTCGCGGGGATCATAGGAACCGTCCTGGCTACTGCCGTGCGTTTTGTGGCTTACCGCTTCTGGGTCTTCAACGTAGAGCTCGATGCAGAGCCCGGCTTCGCGCACGACTACGAACTTATCCACCCGCACTCGCACGGCGGCGCGCATGCCGCGGACACTCCGGACCCCGGCCACACCCGGACGGACCAGAACGTACGGACGGACCAGCACGACGTCGGCGGGCTGGGCACCGTTGTGCGGGAAGCTAAGCAGCCAACCGAGCAGTAA
- the purE gene encoding 5-(carboxyamino)imidazole ribonucleotide mutase — protein MGSDSDWPVMEAAATALDEFNVRYEADVVSAHRMPEDMLAYGREAAGRGLKVIIAGAGGAAHLPGMLASLTTLPVIGVPVALKYLDGMDSLLSIVQMPAGIPVATVSVGGARNAGLLAVRILASGEGQPAHDLSARLDDFARGLRQTALDKGAALRSRAGSNQGGA, from the coding sequence ATGGGCTCTGACTCCGATTGGCCGGTCATGGAGGCAGCGGCAACGGCACTGGATGAATTCAACGTTCGCTATGAGGCCGACGTCGTCTCCGCCCACCGCATGCCCGAAGACATGCTGGCCTATGGACGCGAAGCTGCAGGCCGCGGGCTGAAGGTAATCATCGCCGGCGCCGGCGGGGCGGCGCACCTGCCGGGCATGCTCGCATCGCTGACAACCCTGCCTGTGATCGGTGTCCCGGTTGCCCTCAAGTATCTGGACGGTATGGATTCGCTGCTATCTATTGTCCAGATGCCGGCCGGAATTCCGGTCGCCACCGTGTCTGTTGGCGGTGCCCGCAACGCCGGTCTCCTTGCCGTGCGCATCCTCGCGTCCGGCGAAGGGCAGCCGGCACACGACCTCTCAGCAAGGCTGGACGACTTTGCCCGGGGACTCCGGCAGACCGCGCTCGACAAAGGGGCTGCGCTGCGCTCCCGCGCGGGCAGCAACCAAGGCGGCGCATGA